One Candidatus Acidiferrales bacterium genomic region harbors:
- a CDS encoding DUF5763 domain-containing protein yields the protein MMENQPTIEQHNSTSQCLYLSSSGERCTRPAYEDGFCDRHGKSTTWLSGNQMPRKLAALLIGLAVIWPILQDLWNAVRHLFH from the coding sequence ATGATGGAAAATCAGCCCACAATCGAGCAACACAACTCCACCTCGCAGTGCCTTTATCTCAGCAGTTCCGGAGAGCGCTGCACGCGCCCTGCTTACGAGGACGGCTTCTGCGACCGACATGGCAAGTCGACAACATGGCTCTCCGGCAACCAGATGCCTCGAAAGCTGGCGGCCCTGCTTATCGGATTGGCGGTGATCTGGCCGATTTTGCAGGATTTGTGGAACGCGGTTCGTCACCTGTTTCACTAG
- the tsaE gene encoding tRNA (adenosine(37)-N6)-threonylcarbamoyltransferase complex ATPase subunit type 1 TsaE, which translates to MAADQILSHSTEETIAKGREIAARLRPPLLVLLTGELGAGKTTLAKGIVSGLGAATEEEITSPTFTLVHAFSGAVKVYHVDLYRVSEVQEFDSLGLEDLFIEPAVVVVEWPERMRLRTDWPVLRIGLEHSGEELRKITVEEISGNSPLSSKTSK; encoded by the coding sequence ATGGCTGCCGACCAAATCCTTTCACATTCCACCGAAGAAACGATCGCCAAGGGCAGGGAGATCGCCGCGCGTCTGCGGCCACCTTTGCTCGTATTGCTCACAGGCGAACTCGGCGCCGGGAAGACGACGTTGGCAAAGGGGATTGTCAGCGGTTTGGGTGCGGCAACAGAGGAGGAAATTACGAGTCCGACGTTCACGCTGGTGCACGCCTTCAGCGGCGCGGTGAAGGTCTATCACGTCGATCTGTATCGCGTGAGCGAAGTGCAGGAGTTCGATTCGTTGGGGCTGGAAGATCTATTCATTGAGCCCGCCGTCGTCGTTGTCGAGTGGCCGGAGCGCATGCGTCTGCGCACAGACTGGCCGGTTCTGCGGATCGGCCTGGAGCACTCTGGAGAGGAACTTCGCAAAATTACTGTCGAGGAAATCTCCGGTAATTCTCCTCTGAGTAGCAAGACCTCAAAGTAG
- a CDS encoding NAD(P)H-hydrate dehydratase — MKILSIAEMREVDRLTIERHGVPSLALMENAGAGVAQFIASRFAPVDGCRIAVLCGRGNNGGDGFVAARKLKEAGANPSVLIFADPAELHGDAQENFKRLASASIVPQVIRSVSDWESVREAALGAGIVVDALLGTGLRAGVEGLLAHVIEDVNAHGPRTRVVAVDIPSGMSGDTGEAPGGAIRADCTVTFTAPKTGMFGAGAPFFVGRLTVADIGSPRELIEEIAKTNVRWLEPWEFRDVSFHRSAESNKGLYGHVLIVAGSVGKAGAAVLAAKGALRVGAGLVTVATPEPVLATVAGFAPEIMTEPLHATGAGTVARDVVESGVFEKLMQGKNVLALGPGLTTHDETQQFVRSVIAGRSQVPSILDADGLNAFAGHAGELRNSRGMLALTPHPGEMARLLGLGVKDVQAQRLEIARKSAADWQAFVILKGHQTVIAAPDGRVWINSTGNPGMSTGGTGDVLTGMLAGVTAQFGAHNWEIALTLGVYLHGLAGDLAAEEFGEGPLIASDVIRMIAPALAQLRDTIRVL; from the coding sequence ATGAAAATTCTAAGCATAGCCGAGATGCGCGAGGTCGACCGCCTGACGATCGAACGTCACGGTGTGCCGAGCCTGGCGCTCATGGAAAATGCAGGCGCAGGCGTTGCACAATTCATTGCTTCGCGTTTTGCGCCGGTGGATGGGTGCCGCATCGCCGTGCTTTGCGGGCGGGGAAATAATGGCGGCGACGGGTTTGTCGCTGCGCGAAAGCTGAAAGAGGCGGGCGCGAACCCGAGCGTTTTGATTTTCGCCGATCCGGCGGAGCTTCATGGTGATGCGCAAGAAAATTTTAAGCGGCTGGCCAGTGCTTCGATCGTGCCTCAAGTAATTCGCAGCGTTTCGGATTGGGAATCAGTACGAGAGGCAGCTCTTGGTGCTGGAATCGTTGTTGACGCACTTCTGGGCACAGGCTTGCGCGCCGGAGTAGAGGGGTTGCTCGCTCACGTAATTGAAGACGTCAACGCCCATGGTCCGCGCACACGCGTGGTCGCCGTGGATATCCCTTCGGGGATGTCGGGCGACACGGGAGAAGCGCCCGGCGGAGCAATCCGCGCCGATTGTACTGTGACGTTTACTGCACCGAAGACAGGGATGTTTGGCGCCGGAGCGCCATTTTTCGTCGGGCGCTTGACCGTCGCCGATATTGGTTCTCCACGCGAATTAATCGAAGAGATTGCAAAAACGAACGTGCGCTGGCTTGAGCCCTGGGAATTTCGAGATGTTTCGTTTCACCGCAGCGCTGAGTCAAATAAGGGGCTTTATGGGCATGTGCTGATTGTGGCAGGTTCGGTCGGCAAAGCGGGGGCAGCGGTTTTAGCGGCCAAAGGCGCTTTGCGCGTGGGGGCAGGTCTCGTGACGGTGGCTACACCAGAGCCAGTTCTTGCCACTGTGGCAGGATTCGCACCCGAAATTATGACCGAGCCTCTGCACGCGACGGGGGCGGGAACGGTTGCGCGCGACGTCGTTGAATCCGGTGTCTTCGAAAAACTGATGCAAGGAAAAAACGTGCTGGCGCTAGGTCCTGGCCTGACGACCCATGACGAAACGCAGCAATTCGTGAGATCCGTAATCGCGGGCAGGTCGCAAGTGCCGAGCATCTTGGATGCTGACGGCCTGAATGCATTCGCAGGGCACGCCGGCGAATTGCGAAATTCGCGCGGAATGCTGGCCTTGACCCCGCATCCGGGCGAAATGGCCCGCCTTTTGGGGTTAGGTGTGAAGGATGTTCAGGCACAGCGGCTGGAGATCGCGCGTAAGTCGGCAGCGGATTGGCAGGCTTTTGTGATCCTGAAGGGGCATCAAACAGTGATCGCCGCGCCGGATGGCCGCGTTTGGATCAATTCAACAGGGAATCCGGGGATGTCGACGGGCGGGACGGGCGACGTCCTCACGGGAATGTTAGCGGGAGTGACAGCCCAGTTCGGCGCTCACAATTGGGAGATTGCGCTGACTTTGGGCGTTTATCTCCATGGATTGGCGGGCGACTTGGCGGCAGAAGAATTTGGCGAGGGGCCGCTGATCGCGTCGGACGTAATTCGCATGATTGCGCCAGCGCTGGCGCAGCTTCGCGACACAATCCGAGTGCTGTGA
- a CDS encoding SDR family oxidoreductase: MSLRQRVALVTGGSRGIGKGIALGLGRAGARVAISYRSNKAAAQNALRQLQAMGCDCFAVEADVTDPARAESLVQSVLEHYGRLDVLVNNVGIFNWGTVAETTIEEWKRVLDSNLLSVFYMSKAALPAMRRQRWGRIVNLGAVGAERAFGQATISAYAAAKAGMVAFSRSLAVEEAKNGITVNVVNPPNIDDKELSLEEARRMHDARFPVGRPPSADDIASAVVFLADESADYITGQTLSVSGGWML; the protein is encoded by the coding sequence GTGAGTTTGCGGCAACGAGTAGCGCTTGTGACCGGCGGAAGCCGTGGCATCGGCAAAGGAATAGCGCTGGGATTGGGACGCGCGGGCGCACGCGTGGCCATTTCTTACCGCTCCAATAAGGCGGCAGCGCAGAATGCGCTTCGGCAGCTGCAAGCGATGGGGTGCGATTGCTTTGCGGTAGAAGCGGACGTTACGGACCCAGCCAGAGCGGAATCGCTTGTGCAATCTGTACTTGAGCACTACGGGCGGCTCGACGTTCTGGTCAACAACGTGGGGATTTTCAATTGGGGTACCGTCGCGGAAACGACGATCGAAGAATGGAAGCGCGTGCTGGATTCGAACTTGTTGAGCGTTTTTTATATGAGTAAAGCAGCGCTGCCGGCGATGCGACGGCAAAGATGGGGCCGCATCGTCAATTTAGGAGCGGTTGGAGCGGAGCGCGCATTCGGCCAGGCGACGATTTCTGCGTATGCCGCAGCAAAAGCAGGCATGGTGGCTTTTTCGCGTTCTCTTGCCGTGGAGGAAGCGAAAAATGGCATCACGGTAAATGTTGTGAATCCGCCGAATATTGATGACAAGGAACTCTCACTGGAAGAAGCTCGCCGAATGCACGACGCGCGCTTTCCCGTCGGCCGGCCTCCTTCTGCCGACGACATTGCCTCCGCCGTCGTGTTTCTCGCCGATGAGTCCGCCGATTACATCACAGGCCAAACCCTCAGCGTTTCCGGCGGCTGGATGTTGTAA
- a CDS encoding PP2C family protein-serine/threonine phosphatase: MFSLHRVHAFWRTTTPTDRTAAAVAIFCILAWTTRLGSYVSKLGAWLVVLFVVAAGYLLVRFARWARKRLLWGLRNRLIVAYVFIAVVPVVLLVAMVALSAYLMYFQFGAHLLQDDLNERISEVAGIAGTVESALESNRARGVFEEPKSIVQGPGISALLEHARKELPGLDVHLPTSAAAIGSNERPVRNFSGLVQSGGSLWIEAVVSGTRDSSEGELYVRVPVTSALLQGLAPDLGPVQLTTFRPATNSDRPADVLSLNGRRMVRAGQVASLRAVQPRRGWYDFEISGGSTLDAVLLNENGTTIDTMPVIAGFSLRPSQVNHRLFASLGLLGDPLVVILILIGFFFLALEVAALITGIVLTRTITAAVDDLYEATRHVRQGDFRHRIHVRQRDQLGALAESFNAMTGSLAELIEGQRQRQKLENELTIAREVQEQLFPRELPQMPGLELAAICRAARVVSGDYYDFVKLDSSKLGLAIADISGKGISAALLMASLQAALRGQAISNGHRTTAQVVEVLNRHLFFNTSDDRYATLFYAEYDASSRSFSYTNAGHCAPFFVTDGNVKRLDEGGTVVGLFDHADYRQVTVPAEHGALFVGFSDGLLEPENVYGEEFGAVRLANEVLRLRDAPVEQVAEGLLSSVEQWAGTPEQADDMTVIVARFR, encoded by the coding sequence GACGACTACGCCGACGGATCGCACGGCGGCAGCCGTAGCGATTTTCTGTATTCTGGCGTGGACTACACGGCTCGGGAGCTACGTCTCGAAACTTGGCGCGTGGCTCGTTGTACTCTTTGTCGTGGCTGCTGGTTACCTGCTAGTGCGCTTTGCGCGTTGGGCGCGGAAACGCCTTCTCTGGGGCCTTCGGAATCGCCTCATCGTAGCTTACGTTTTCATCGCTGTCGTTCCGGTCGTGCTTCTCGTTGCGATGGTAGCTCTCTCCGCTTACCTGATGTACTTCCAATTTGGCGCGCATCTCTTGCAGGACGATTTGAACGAGAGAATTAGTGAGGTTGCGGGGATTGCAGGAACGGTGGAAAGCGCGCTCGAAAGCAATCGCGCGCGAGGTGTGTTCGAGGAGCCGAAATCCATTGTGCAAGGGCCGGGCATTTCGGCATTGCTGGAGCACGCTCGCAAGGAGCTTCCGGGACTGGATGTCCATCTTCCTACTTCTGCCGCGGCCATTGGGTCGAACGAGCGGCCTGTGCGCAACTTCTCCGGATTGGTGCAATCCGGCGGCAGCCTATGGATTGAGGCGGTTGTTTCCGGCACACGCGACTCGTCGGAAGGCGAGCTTTATGTCCGCGTGCCCGTGACTTCGGCACTGCTGCAAGGGCTTGCGCCGGATCTCGGGCCTGTTCAACTCACCACATTCCGGCCAGCGACGAATTCGGATCGTCCTGCTGACGTTCTGAGTTTGAATGGCCGGAGAATGGTTCGAGCTGGGCAAGTGGCGAGCCTGCGCGCGGTTCAGCCCAGGCGCGGCTGGTATGACTTCGAAATATCCGGCGGTTCGACATTGGATGCCGTCTTGCTGAATGAAAATGGCACGACGATCGACACAATGCCAGTGATTGCGGGCTTTTCGCTGCGGCCGTCACAAGTAAATCATCGGCTGTTTGCTTCGCTGGGGCTATTAGGCGATCCTCTTGTCGTCATCCTGATTCTCATCGGATTCTTTTTTCTTGCGCTCGAAGTGGCGGCGCTTATCACGGGAATCGTCCTGACGCGCACAATCACTGCAGCTGTTGATGACCTCTATGAAGCGACGCGGCATGTTCGGCAGGGAGATTTTCGGCACCGGATTCATGTGCGCCAGCGCGATCAATTGGGTGCGCTGGCGGAGTCGTTCAACGCGATGACCGGATCGCTCGCGGAACTTATCGAAGGACAGCGCCAGCGGCAAAAACTGGAAAACGAACTGACGATCGCGCGCGAGGTGCAGGAGCAGCTTTTTCCGCGAGAACTGCCGCAGATGCCAGGTCTCGAGCTGGCAGCGATTTGCCGGGCGGCGCGCGTGGTTTCGGGGGATTACTACGATTTCGTTAAATTGGATTCATCGAAGCTGGGACTGGCGATTGCGGATATCAGCGGAAAGGGAATTTCAGCGGCTCTACTGATGGCCAGTTTGCAGGCGGCGCTGCGCGGGCAGGCCATCTCGAACGGGCATCGCACCACCGCGCAGGTTGTAGAGGTTTTGAATCGCCATCTTTTTTTCAATACTTCCGACGACCGTTATGCGACGCTGTTTTATGCGGAGTACGATGCGAGCTCGCGATCGTTTTCTTATACAAATGCGGGGCACTGCGCTCCGTTCTTTGTCACAGATGGCAACGTGAAGCGGTTGGATGAAGGTGGCACGGTCGTAGGACTTTTTGATCACGCGGACTATAGGCAAGTGACTGTGCCGGCGGAGCACGGTGCTTTATTCGTAGGCTTTAGTGATGGCCTGCTCGAACCAGAGAATGTTTACGGAGAAGAGTTCGGTGCGGTGCGGCTGGCCAATGAAGTTCTGAGGTTGCGCGATGCTCCAGTGGAACAAGTGGCTGAAGGCTTGCTGTCATCGGTCGAACAATGGGCGGGCACCCCAGAGCAAGCCGACGATATGACGGTGATCGTGGCACGGTTTCGGTAG